Within Vicia villosa cultivar HV-30 ecotype Madison, WI linkage group LG1, Vvil1.0, whole genome shotgun sequence, the genomic segment taccaacacttatcacaagaattagatgaaaaaggttttttagataatcatgcatgatgatgcaagaaggtttttagatgaagtgagagattaaattatgagcaatttaaaataaatagtatgaattgcaatgagtaccttagttatgttcacttctctcaaatcttcTCTTGAACTTCTATGCTCTACCTTCTTGATTAACTACATCATtgatgtgcatgacacttttgatccttttcttatttgataatctttgtcttcatcaaaactagatataagatatattcttcacaatctccccctttttgatgatgacaaactctttgaattcttgttttgataagattAGGAATTCTCCCCCTAACTTGTGTGTCTCCTCTTTAATTTGTAAGTTTCCTCCTTAATCGAAGAATCTTAcaatgacaaagtcaaacttttaatgtcattgtttcggtgcttgttttaatccataaaaGGATTTAACGTACAAGCTTATACAACTTTTTGTTCATCAGTAGGAACTATATAACATTCTGATTGctccatgtaaatctcctcatTGAAATTTCTATTTAGGAATGTCCTTTGACATTTATTTGATGAAACTAATGCAAACAAAACTATAATTTTCATTATGCTTGCTTCTAGTGCATATGTGTCAAAATAATCAATATCTTTCTTTTGTTTAAAACCCTTGGTTACTAATCAATCCTTGTAGATGTTTAgtgtaccatcactatgatacttccttCTACATCCATTTGCATCCAATGAATCTTAATCTTTTAAGTAGATCGAGAAGTTCCAAGTATGGTTTGACATTATTGAATCTATTTCATCTTGGATATCATTATTCCAAAATAGAGTCCTTTGAAGCTATTGCTTCCTTATAAGTCTTAGGATCGTCTTCCACTTGAAGAATTAAAACATTTCGAACTCTCACTATTTCCTTCTACACAAGAGAAATAAGttgaaaagtgattttgttcggtCCTAGATCCTTAGCCTTTCAGACTTTCTGCTCTTTCTAAGttcgatttgtttttcaacaatcattGACGAACTTTTGTATTTCAACAATCCGCGGAGAACCTTCCTCACAAGGTTCTTATTTGTATGAATCTCAAATTCCTTATCCTTTGTGAAAGGTTTTCAAAATTCAACTTCTCCGAATTTAATAATTACATTAGACTCCAAATTCAAAAGTTTATAATAAATCACGATTCATCTTTGAATTATCATTATATCTTATaatgataattttcattgaatatAAAACTTGTTCACGGCCAGTTCACACACTAATTTTATCAtgcatttattattataaaagtgTAAATATATCATCAATATCAGAATAAaggttaaaatatattttgtaatgatatgaattTATAGATAGTTTTCAGTAACCATTATCATACACAGACATATGCAATATATTGATTATGTATCCGACTATACACAATGATGCGGTCCGTACTTTTGTTTCAAAATTATATGGCCAAACCACACGGAAATTGACACAAAGTTATCAATGAACCATATATTATTATATTGCCAAACCACACCGCTATACCACACATATATTGAAACAACACGTATAATTGAAACAACGTTTCAGCCCATTGTTCATATATGGCTTCGTTTCAATTACATGTATATTTTTAGAACTTTCATATTACTGTACTCCATTAAAATTCAATATATAGAATTTAGGATTTATACATTTACTTTATATACCTTATATGTCATAATTAGAAATTAAATGTGTGTTTGATGATTATATCAAATCCATGAAAAATTATACATATGCTGTTTCTTTTCTTACAACATTTATATAGAAAGAAAATGTTCAAAATACACGGTACGTAATCCACATAATATATTATACATGTCATATTTGTGTGCAATCATGAAACCCTTCTTGTAGATATATGATATATGCATCAATTGacaattttagaatttaattttatcatttagattaaatattaccTGAAGATCATAATATTAAGAATTTGACTCTCATACGTTGAAATTTTTCATATCAGAGATATTAATATCATGATTTTCACGGTGCTCTAATTTGTATGAAAAACAATATACCCGGATTTATAATGTCGATTCTTGATCGGTTCTTAATGCATCCACGATACTATAGTTCATCATATGATGTTTGAAACGGAAGCCTCAATTGCCATTATTTAAAatactataagattgttagaaaattaattaaaccgaatggaatcgaggctagaatcgtgtacgtaacactttccttatagtatttcaagcactcccaatttgtcttggagtttctacgcaggaatacccaggataattcagccttctcgagtttgcgcaagaccggcgaaaactcgaatgtagcgaagagtgctctggaattattctaGAGGATTTTCAATTTTCTGATTGTTAATTCTGAATCCGAAATCATGCTTTTATAGGTCATgctgatattgtttcacaaggtagcgacccttggtgaaacaatttcttttccaagagttatgacttttggcccacagcatggttcaccaacagttgcaacatttcatgaagagttgtcaactttcaaattcaaaattcaaatccactagcatattttccttgtcattttggaacacactcatattattaattataattaataatttacaacagTTATGAGAAGCTAGGTACTACGTACAAAATTGTAGTTACTACAAAAAGGAGAAGAGAACAACATTGTCTACATGAAACTAGGTGATGACAAAAAGGAGAAAAAACAACGCTGCCTACTATTTGAAAGCTAATGTTTAtataaagaaaaaagaatgcaatatctttctttctttttcacttctttGGCTACTTTTATACATTAGAGTTTACAATAGACATATGACATGTCTTATACTACAGACAGGTCAGATTTTGCTGTAAACCATGATAAAGAAGCAGCATCAGTGTTGTAAAGAGAGTCTTGCAAACTTATGTGTTAAGttattaattatacatttatttgACCCTAGTTTGATCTTAAATATAAGATTCTCTAGACATTTTTAGATacatttatttactttttaagtATACCTCTTATTAACAAAAGACAATTCATCTAAGATAACATGTAAATATTATAGAGAATTCTCAATCTAATTCAAATTATAGCTTATGAATCTTGCAATAATAGTTGCAGCAAAAGCTAGTCCAAAACTGCAAAATTTTACATCACATTTCTTACAGAGGGTATTCTAAACAAAATAGACTTCAAATCACATTTATGCCAAATCAGTATGCCTAAATTCTATTATACATTATTCCATTCAACTATATGTTTACAACAATATATATACCTATACAGTAAAAAATATTCAACTGTATGTCAAAAAGAATCTAAAAATTTTCTTTATGAAAATCAAACTTGGTGCCTGTTTTTCTGGAAAAATCCAAAGAAAATTTTCTTAATTCTCCAACCAATCCATGTGCTCCACAGTAAAAAACACCTATAAGAATGAAACAAATTGGCTAAAAGATATGTTAACTTAAAAATTTCAAGAACTTAACTTATTTATAAGAGTAAAATCAATACTTACCAACTCTTTTATCAGGGTGTTTAAGAGCAACATGTTTATAGACACTACGCCAATTCGGCCTAGCAAAATGTGTTTTAACCCTTGTCTCTGAAACAACATCCACACCACTTTTGGCATGGTGAAGCGATTGAAGCATCGTGATCAAAGCAGATCGAGCATCGCCTTCTTCATACACGCTCGTGCAATAATTGTGAAGCTCGATTACTCCTTCTTTATCGTTCTCCGCTATCTCATTCATCACTCCTTTAAACCATTCAAACGAACCTTGCTCCCGTGTAACCCAATAGAAATAGGCTCGTTTGGTTGCAAAAGGCTTTTTCTTATTGCTCTTAACTCCGCTTTCTATTTCTCCTTCTTCTAAATCTTCTTCTTGTTGCTTAATGTTGTTTAGCACATCCTTGAGTATGCTAATCAAAGGCGTTGCGCCGATTCCTAAACCTACTAGAAGAAGGACTTCGTAGTTTTTGTAGTCTTGTGCTGGTGCTCCATAAGGTCCATCAATTCTTAGCCTTGGCATCCTACattttgtttgaaaatttaaTCATCATATACATGATTAATGTAGAAATTCTTTACACCGTCAATTTTCGTAATATATCTACCTTGGCAGGCTTGGTTTGCCCGGTAGCATATCAGCGCGTAGAAGACCACTTTGGCCATCATTTGCCGGTTGGCATGCCTGCATAAACCATGATGATGCAAGTAATTTATGTTATGAACAAGAACATCATCAAAGAAATGTACAACTTATAATATTACTTGAATCTTGTGTATAAGTATTTTACCTTGGCGAAAATACCCTTGAGTTGTGATGTCCAATCACCCAAAGTTCTAATGTGAACACTTATGTAATCATCTCCAGGAGCTGATGTTATAGAAAAGGGATGCCTAGAGACAAATTGCAAGTAAAATTaagtaacaccctatttttataaatagtaacAATAATATAAGAACTATGAATTCAAATTAGGCACATACCATTCAAATGGAGAAATATCTGAGCAATTAACATAAATATACTGTCCACTAGTATACTTAAATCCTTGAGGTTTAGACACATGCAATGCGAGTACATTTCCTGGGTACACTGCAACCTTTAGTATCTTCACAGATTTGTAACCAGATCTAAATGCACGAAGCAGTCGTTCGCATCCATATAGAATCATAGGAACCGCGAGATACATCCATGTCTATGTCACAAAATTTTGTAACAAAAATTTagcaaataaaaagaaaacaaatgaaaTGGAACAAAAAATACATTGATTTGAGTAAGAGCATGTACCGTTTTCTTATACCATTTCTTGCTAAGGTAAAGGAAGTATCCATGAATGATAAAAAGCACATAGACAATGACAAAAAGGTGATGAGAATACCAAAATGCATTAAAACCAGTGAGTTTCTTGAGGGGTTTTGGAAGGTTAAGCTTATTACGACGGAACCAAGGTTGGGCTAAAACAAAAGCTATGGCCATAAGAACAACTATGACAACCCCGGTCCAACCCTCGGTCCCTTTAACGAACCACCAATAATTATTAGGCCTTTGATCCCCAAAAAACTGTTTCATGGGTTCATATTCTTCATCTGTTGCATGCAATAGCCTTGGAAAGTCACAAGTCAAATGTGAAATTGCATGTAATCCAACCCCAATAGCAATGCCGAAAGCTATCACCTTATGAAAGTTGATATTATCATCAAACGGAACCGCCATTCCAAGCTTGGTCTTGCTCCTAAGCCAAGTGATAGTGTTTCTACATACAGGTAACAAGATTAAAGCCATGTTGAACTTGAGTGTCTCCGCGCCGCCCTTAGCCGTGGTGACACAATAGCCCATTACATGAAAAACAGCGCGACGCTTGTATTGAATGAACTTCCAAGTGAAAAGTGCTGCACAAATGGAAAGCCATAGAGCTATGATCCAAATACGTTTCCAATTATCTTCCATGAAATATGATAATTCTCTAAAAGCTCGTTTTATAGGGTTGTGTTCTTTGGTAGGGACTAACTTCTGGCTCAACATTTGGCTTAACACTCTACTATCTGTAGTTATGTGTGCTGATTGTGCTGGTGCTTGCAAAAGAAGCATTTCCAAGTTGTACAACtgcagaaaataacaaaaactTCAAGAAAAATTATGtgtattttaattcatataaTCTTAAAATTTAAAGAATAGAAACCTCAATATATCCAAGGTTGTTTGGGTCCAGCTCCTCCATGATAAGGGCAGCATATTCCTCTGCTCGTTCTTGTAACTTTGATAACTTATTTGCCGATGCACTTAATGTGATaatctgaagaaaaaaataaacatcGTGAATAAGTGGGATATCAAGGATTCAAAATTGTGTCCCCGTTATTGATATTCATGCACAACTATCAACTAAACTGATTTATTGGGTCTGAGTCTGGACTTGACTTTTCTTTCTATCCGATAATAATtcacctaataataataataatttcttcaaaaaataataattaataacttACTTCTTTTACTTCTTCTTCTGTGATTCTTCCATCAGCATTCTTGTCCACCCTGGCATAGTGGCATGAGTGAAGACTATGAGTAAGGATAAAAAACTAACAGTATTTTTGACATTAGGttccaaaatattcttttattttgactAAAGTTACGCACGCGTAATGTTGTTCAAATCATGCTGAGTCATTCCAAGTATATTTTTCTCTACTCAACAACCTAACCATTGTTGATAGCTACTTGATCCATGCATGTGATACTCTTTTTAGGTTGTGTTTGCTTTACTTTTTAATTCTTATAACAAACTTTGTTCATGGGTACGCTATAGAGTGAATAAATAATTACAACACTAAAGAATATTCCAATATTCATTAAAGGGATAGTTTTCTACAGACTAAAAATGTATATTAACtctaattaaaaaaatgtacatGAACTATACACGCAAACTAAATGAAGTGGATTGAAAAAATTGTGATTGAATTATATATCCATAATTAATAAATCGTCTTTTCAGAAGAGAAACGGAATGAAGTTGATTagaaaaatagattaaaaaatgGAAAATTCTTAAGTACTAGTTATAATGGGTATGGGTACTTTTCATATGTGTTCCAATAAAATTTGAGAGATATGATATGAGTGTTCACATAAAAATGTTGCAATTCACATTACTCCAATAAGATTCTACCTTTTTTGTTGCAAAAATTAACATGCtcatcaattaattaataaactttaaaaaatagcAAGTAGTATTATATAGTATTAGAAAACGAGTTCCGTCTAAAAAAAAGAAGCAAATTCAATTAAGTAACAAAGTGTTGTTTAGCTattacaaaacaatttcaaaatattttataccAAGTCCACACAATCTGTAACGATTTTCCACATGATTAGATTTATTACTTTTTGACTCAAACATGATCAGAAAACTAAACACTCAACTTGGACATTATTGTCCAAATACGGACACATTTCTATTTTGAAGCCAATAAAACCCGTTTAGCCATCTTTTTCATCCTCACAAACAAGTCACTACTTAAATTTTcgttattaaaagaaaattttaattagttttttatcaatcaacaaaataaaataaaaggaaaattaaCAAGTGTTCTTACATGTCAAAAAATGTCTGAAGCCTTGAATCAAAGCTTTGATCAGTAATCTGCTCCCAAAATTCTCGCAACTCTTCCTTAGTTATGGACGCCGTAGAGATTCCTCGACGACGTGCTAACGCTTCAAATAACTCTCCAGCAAATTCTTTTGATTCATGCATTCCTATAATAGTTTTCATTTTCACCTCCATTGTAATTCAAAATGagtaaataaaattcaaaatttaatcatCATCAGGGTTTTAAAAAATAGTCTCTCGGAATATTTTTTAAAACCCTGATTATGATATTAACATACCTATGCACTGGCTAAACCGAGTCTTGGGCAATTTTCCATCAacagacaattcatcaaaccgtTTCTCAACTCGTGACCAACCATCACTACCAACACTTTTTGACATAAACTTAAGACCTCGTAGAGCACGAGCAGCACCGGATTTCGATCTATCAACCTTATCAAACGTCTTAAAAGACGTCATGCGCTTCAGTTCCTGGGAAACCTGTCTCAGCCGAGACGATAGCGAAGACGGCTTCATCTCGAGCCGGCTCGCCAGGAAAGCTGTTTCGGAGTCTCCACCGCGAATGTTCTGAACAGAAACGGAGTCGTCACGGACGTCAAGCGTTATTTCCACCATTTCTCCGTCATCGTTCTTAAACCTCGCGCTTTTGTTCTTGCTTCCGTTTCGGTGCTTGTTGGTTACTAAAGGCCCACTCAGCGGCCCGCTAAGAGGGCCGCTGAAGCTCACCCGGGATCTTCGGCTTTCTGTGGTGGTTTCTGGCTCCGACCAGGACTCATGTTGATTCTCTTgagtttccatttttgttttttttttgtttcttcacTCGCAAGGTAAATAATAGAGGATGTGATTATTATGGGAAATGTTTATattatgtgtgtgtatatataaagTAAAAAGAGAGGTGAAGGTGGTGAATAATGGGTGAAAGTTGAAATGAgtgatataatatttataaaaaatgagtCAAATAATGTGAGAGGTGAATCAAGGGGCGCATATGGATATTGTTGTTCTGGTTTTGTTTGTACACGTTAGTTGACGGAGACAGGGTGAGTGGTTTGGATAATAATCACTTATGTTCCAAAATTCAAACACACACTGCTGGAATATTATTTCATAATGTTTTCTAACAAGTTGATTATAGCTGGAAACAAAGTGGAAACAGAAAACAAACTCCACTTTCTAGTGTGAAGGTAAACCCTCACAACAATATAACCGtaatcaatattttaaatttataattgcaaatgatatataatttataactagtaggaaacccgtgtTGTCGGACGGGTTTGATCGTAACATCATATTACATGTATAAGTCTATCACTTGTAAAGTTTCCTTATATAAATTAACGACATATATTTACCCAAAATGTTTTCCAAGTTTtagtaaatattaataaaacttaaacacATGATACACAACGGTAAAACAATGAAAAAGCTATTAATACATTCAATTTTTTATGtctttaaataaaaacaataaacatattTGCTGGTATAAATATCAGATGCTATCTTCTTGTATGATTGCAACCAGTCAACAACATGCATCATATACCTACATTATAAAATgtataaaacaatatatgaaTAAGAATAAACTTTAAGGCATATAAATATTGTGTGTTTCATCTACAAATACAAAGATAGAAAAGAAGAATAAGCTTATCATCTAACAAAGTGATTGGAAAACCTCCTTGTATACAACATTTGTAGTAGTGGAGCACGGAACATTCTCTTTGTCGTGTATTAAGATTTTAAGACCACTTTTTGTAGTAACTCTTGAAATTGCAACATAAAGTTGTTCATGACTAAACACGGGAGAAGGCAAATACAACCCAACACTATCAAGAGACTGGCCTTGAGACTTATTAATTGTCATTGTGTAAGAGACAATAATCGGAAATTGTCTCCTAATCAACTTAAATGGCCATGGTGACTCAGAAGGTGACATAGACATTCGAGGAATGTAAAAAAGGTTACCTATGTTCTTGCCAGAAATAATTTTTGCCTCAATGACATTATTGGCCAATCTTGTAACAATCAATCTTGTTCCATTACATAATCCATCTGATTGGTCCAAATTTCTCATAAACATAATGGTTTGTTAAACCTGATGTTCTTAATTTGCTAAGAAATTCTGGAGTTAGCACTTCATAAGCTTCGGTATAACTCATAAACAATCAATCTTGATTCTATGATTTGGTAAACCTGATGTTCTTAATTTGCTAAGAAATTCTGGAGTTAGCACTTCATAAGCTTCGGTATAACTCGTATAAGTTCTATCAATTGAATCGTAACTAAGATactctttctcttctcctaaaaAGAATTAACAGAAAGATACAAAAATTAGTAAATTCAACATGATATTTGACTTATTCTTTTTCCCATgcataaaaaaaaagtaaataagttTTACCTGGTATTAGGTCCAATACATAATGATTGATCTTATCCACAACTTCAATGGTTGAGGCAAGAATTGATTTTCCTTGTAGATATGCAACATCTTGGAATACATTAACCAAATTGGGATATGTATTTTCAACAATAGCTTTGATAGGATCTTCATAATTCTTAATCAATAAATCTTGAGGAATCTCTATGTTCACCAATCCATCATTTGGTTCAGATATCTTACCATCACCGACATTTAAAATCCATTTTGAGAACTCCGCTAATTCCTTAGAACTTGTATTATCGCTTCCCTGCTGAAGTCTCATGTTTTTTGTTAGTGTTAGAACCTGACAATAGTCCCAAATATAAGAGGAGCATATGGATGCATGAACAATATCAGAACGCCCTGCTCTCGGAACAACTGGAAGAATCTGTCTGAAGTCTCCTCCAAAAACAACAACTTTGTCGCCGAAGATTTTATTCCCAAGACCCTTCTTGGTCATGACGTCTTTAAGTGTTCTATCCAATGCCTCAAAGCAATTTTTATGAGCCATAGGTGCTTCATCCCATATTATCACATCTGTTGCCTCGAATAACTGAGAATGTTAAGTGTTTTTGTCAATATTGCAAGTGGGGTTGTCGAGTGTTGGCACAGGAATTTTGAACTTGGAATGAGCAGTTCGTCCACCTGGTAATAATAATGAAGATAAACCGCTTGAAGCAACAGCAAGcacaatttttttctttgaacGAAGTGCAGTTGATAGTGTCCTCCACATGAAAGTTTTACCGGTCCCTCCATAACCATGTAAAAAAAGACCCCTTCTCTTTGTTTTCCGACAGATTCCATGATTTTTTCAAAGATTGAGCGTTGTTCATCTATCATGCATAATGTAAATTGTTATATTTCAAAAAATGTGTACCAGTGGGACTGTCAACTTATGCCACCAAAtagtataaatataaaatatcacCTGTGAGGGCACGAAAGAGATTGTTGAAGTTTTCTCGCTCAGTTTCGGTATTGTAATCATGTTCTTCGTAAATCAGTCTGTTCCCAACGTGCCGTGTGACATAAGCATCCGGATAAGGCATGTCTTTGAATTCGTGCAAACTTCTTCGATTGGATTGCAACTTATtctcaatctcaatgagtgtcaAGTTTTTCAACTCAGCTTCTGTTAACTGCatatctataaaaaaaacatcaattaaaacttgATATGTGGTGGCATGAAAGTTAATTGATAAGGGTATCAATTAACAATATATGCATGACAGCAGCATAGTAAGTTATTGCATGTTACATTCAAATTTATGATTCTAAAATAGATGTAT encodes:
- the LOC131653222 gene encoding uncharacterized protein LOC131653222, which encodes MMLTVAKGPTCYEDIKKVGGIVRDSFRDACFEMGFLNDDKEYFAAINEAKDWGSEHFLRKLFLTEAELKNLTLIEIENKLQSNRRSLHEFKDMPYPDAYVTRHVGNRLIYEEHDYNTETERENFNNLFRALTDEQRSIFEKIMESVGKQREGVFFYMVMEGPLFEATDVIIWDEAPMAHKNCFEALDRTLKDVMTKKGLGNKIFGDKVVVFGGDFRQILPVVPRAGRSDIVHASICSSYIWDYCQVLTLTKNMRLQQGSDNTSSKELAEFSKWILNVGDGKISEPNDGLVNIEIPQDLLIKNYEDPIKAIVENTYPNLVNVFQDVAYLQGKSILASTIEVVDKINHYVLDLIPGEEKEYLSYDSIDRTYTSYTEAYEVLTPEFLSKLRTSDGLCNGTRLIVTRLANNVIEAKIISGKNIGNLFYIPRMSMSPSESPWPFKLIRRQFPIIVSYTMTINKSQGQSLDSVGLYLPSPVFSHEQLYVAISRVTTKSGLKILIHDKENVPCSTTTNVVYKEVFQSLC
- the LOC131644073 gene encoding respiratory burst oxidase homolog protein B-like; this translates as METQENQHESWSEPETTTESRRSRVSFSGPLSGPLSGPLVTNKHRNGSKNKSARFKNDDGEMVEITLDVRDDSVSVQNIRGGDSETAFLASRLEMKPSSLSSRLRQVSQELKRMTSFKTFDKVDRSKSGAARALRGLKFMSKSVGSDGWSRVEKRFDELSVDGKLPKTRFSQCIGMHESKEFAGELFEALARRRGISTASITKEELREFWEQITDQSFDSRLQTFFDMVDKNADGRITEEEVKEIITLSASANKLSKLQERAEEYAALIMEELDPNNLGYIELYNLEMLLLQAPAQSAHITTDSRVLSQMLSQKLVPTKEHNPIKRAFRELSYFMEDNWKRIWIIALWLSICAALFTWKFIQYKRRAVFHVMGYCVTTAKGGAETLKFNMALILLPVCRNTITWLRSKTKLGMAVPFDDNINFHKVIAFGIAIGVGLHAISHLTCDFPRLLHATDEEYEPMKQFFGDQRPNNYWWFVKGTEGWTGVVIVVLMAIAFVLAQPWFRRNKLNLPKPLKKLTGFNAFWYSHHLFVIVYVLFIIHGYFLYLSKKWYKKTTWMYLAVPMILYGCERLLRAFRSGYKSVKILKVAVYPGNVLALHVSKPQGFKYTSGQYIYVNCSDISPFEWHPFSITSAPGDDYISVHIRTLGDWTSQLKGIFAKACQPANDGQSGLLRADMLPGKPSLPRMPRLRIDGPYGAPAQDYKNYEVLLLVGLGIGATPLISILKDVLNNIKQQEEDLEEGEIESGVKSNKKKPFATKRAYFYWVTREQGSFEWFKGVMNEIAENDKEGVIELHNYCTSVYEEGDARSALITMLQSLHHAKSGVDVVSETRVKTHFARPNWRSVYKHVALKHPDKRVGVFYCGAHGLVGELRKFSLDFSRKTGTKFDFHKENF